One region of Paenibacillus sp. genomic DNA includes:
- a CDS encoding IS3 family transposase — MAEYILYYNTERFQKKLGDRSPVEYRETIAA; from the coding sequence ATTGCTGAGTACATCTTGTACTACAACACCGAACGTTTTCAGAAAAAACTCGGCGACCGCTCCCCAGTCGAATACAGGGAAACGATCGCCGCTTAA